In Candidatus Hydrogenedentota bacterium, the genomic stretch GTCTGGTGGCGACCTTCGATGAGCGGATTATCGGGCTTACGGACGTCCAGTACGAGAACGAGCCGGGGGAGCTGTGTTTCGAGAAAGACTCCCGGGGCGGGTATGTGCTGGAATTCGGCCGATTGCCCGAGTTTGGCGGCCAGGGGCTTGGCGAGCGTTTGATCGAAGCGGCGGTGGAGGATGCGCGCCGCCAGGGCTTCCGCCGCCTCGAATACTGGACGCAGGACCGGCGCGCCCAGCGCTACTACCGGCGGCTGGGGATGAAGGAAATCAGCCGCCACTACCGGTTCCGCTTCAAGCCGCCGCAGGAGGTGGCGGAGCGCCTGATGGAGGATTGTGTTGGCGTGGAGTACCTGTATGGGGCCTGCCTGCCGGAGGAGTGGCCGCTGGTCCAGGAGAAATACGAGATATTGCGGAAGCACCCGCTGGAGCCGCACCTCTGCGTGGGTTTTGGCCTGCGCTTCTGAGGCGCGGGGGAAAATTTTTCGGGACAAAAGTTGACATCGGAAAATTCGTCTGCTACTATATGCGCCACCTTGCCGAGCGGGAGTAGCTCAGTTGGTAGAGTGCAACCTTGCCAAGGTTGATGTCGCGGGTTCGAATCCCGTCTCCCGCTCCATTTTTATTTTTTCCGGGCCGTTAGCTCAGTTGGTAGAGCAGGTGACTCTTAATCACAAGGTCGGGGGTTCGATCCCCTCACGGCCCACCATTTTTGCGTTCCACGCCAAATCCTTCTAAATCAGCAGGCGAAAATCGGTATGGTTTTGCCCGCTTTTTTTTTGGTACTATCAAGGGCCCTCCCCAACCGGGACGGACGGGCGAGTGGCGGAATTGGCAGACGCGCCAGATTTAGGTTCTGGTACCTCACGGTGTGCGGGTTCAAGTCCCGCCTCGCCCACCAAAATCACGGCAAACGGTAGATAGAAAACAATGAGCGAAAAAGACGTGCAAGAATCGGCGGTTGCGACAAAGGAACCGGACTCCAACGAATTCGAGTTCGCCGAAGACCCCACCTTCGACCTGGATTACAAGGGCGATTGTGCGTATGAGGTGAAGGTGAGCATTCCCGCGGCCAATACGCTCAAGCAGGCCGGCGAGATGTTCGAGGAGCTTCAGGAAGAGGCGGAGCTGCCGGGTTTCCGGCGCGGCAAGGCCCCCCGCAAGCTGGTCGAGCGGAAGTTTGGCAAGGCGGTGCGCGGCGAGGCGGTTGAGAAGCTGGTGAGCGCGGCGTTCCGGAAGCTGGTCAAGACCGAAGACCTGCGGCCGATCGACTTCCCCGATATCGAGGGGCTGGAGAGCGTGCACGAGCAGCCGGTCGACGCGCCGCTCGATTTCACGCTGAAGTTTGAAGTGGCCCCGCGCGTTACGCTGGGCGACTACAAGGGGATCACGGTCGAGCGCCCCGTGCTGAAGATTGACAGCAAGTCCGTGGACGAGGCGCTTGAGACGTACCGCGAGCGCCAGGCGGCCTACGAGACGGTGGAGAAGGGGAAGGCGCAGGACGGCGACCAGGTCATCATCAGCTTCGCGGGCCGGATCAACGGCGAGCTTTTCGACGGCGGATCGGCGGAGAACTACCCGTATGTTCTGGGTTCCGGCCGCTTTTTCAAGGAATTCGAAGAGGCGCTTCAGGGGGCGGCCAGCGGCAGCGAAGTAACCTGCGACGTGCCGTTCCCCGAGGATTACTCCAGCGTGGACCTGGCCGGCAAGACGGCGCAGTTCACGATTACCATTAACGAAATCAAGCGCAAGACGCTTCCCGAGGTGAACGAAGACCTCGCCAAGGCGGCCGGTTTTGATTCGCTGGCCGCGATGCGGGAGCGGGTTGAATCCGAGCTTCAAGCCGGCGCGGACGCCCAGAGCCGGGAGATTGCGGAGCGGCGGGCGATCCAGGCCATCGTCGAAAAGAGCACCTTCGAGTTGCCCCAGTCGCTGGTGAAGTCGACGGCGGCCGAGTACTACAAGCAGGAACTGCGGCGGCTTATATCGCTGCGCGTTCCCCCGGCGGAGCTGGACAAGCGCGAGCCGGAAATCCGCCAGGAAGCCGAAGCGCACGCGATCCGCGAGATCAAGGGCTACGTGGTCATCGGTGAAATCGGGCGTGCCGAGAATATCACGGTGGGCGAGGCCGACTTCGAAGCGGAGGCCAACGCGATCGTGGAGCGGACGGGGATGGATATCGAAATCGCGCAGCGCTTCCTGAGCCAGGACGAAAAGCGCAGCGATTACGAGGATCGCATCTACCGGAAGAAGGCGCTGGCCGCCGTGATGGACAACGCCAAGATCAAGGACAAGAAAGTTACCCGCGAGGAACTGGAGAAGTTCGAGGAAGAGGCCGATGCCTGATCCCCTGCACGTTCACGCACAGGTTGCCGCGCTGGGCGGTCTGAACCCCGTCAGCCCCCAGAATGTGACGATCTACCAGCAGACCAGCCGCGGCGAGCGCGCGTACGACATTTACTCGCGCCTGCTTGAAGATCGCATTATCTTCCTGGGCATGCCGATCGACGACTACGTGGCGAATTACGTGATCGCGCAGTTGCTCTTCCTCGAATCCGAGGATCCGGACAAGGACGTGAGCATCTACGTGAATTCGCCGGGCGGCAGCGTTACCGCGGGTCTGGCGATTTACGACACGATGCAGTTCATCAAGCCGGACATCAGCACGATTTGCCTGGGCCAGGCCGCCAGCATGGCGGCGGTGTTGATGGCGGCGGGCACGAAGGGAAAGCGTTTCGCGCTGCCCTATTCCCGCTTCCTGCTGCACCAGCTCATGGGCGGCGTGCAGGGGCAGGCGTCCGATATCGACATTCAGGCCCGGGAAATCATCCGGATCGGCGAGATGATCGATGAGATTCTGGTGAAGCACACGGGCCAGCCGCCGGAGCGAATTCATCAGGACAGCGATCGTGATTTCTTCATGGGCGCTGAAGAGGCCCGGGAATACGGGTTGATTGACGAAATTTTGTCACGGTAGTCCGCGGCCCGGCTCGAAAATTTGATTTTGTCTTATTATCCCCCCGACGGCCCGAGGTCGAGCGGGGGGTTTGTATTGGGCGGCGATGGCGGAAACCCGCGCCGTTACAGGGGGATTACAGGGTAGAGGCTTGGATCCGTCGCCTTACGGGACTTGACCTCGGCGGCGGGTAATTGGCACAATAGATCTGACTCGATGTCGGCGATGGCATGGCCATTGGAATAAATAGTTGACAGATGTCGGGAAAAATGATAATTTGAGACCGCCCGTGAACGGTTTTATCGCAGGAGAGTCGAATGGCCCCACAGCGTACACGAAGTGATGTCCCCACCTGCTCC encodes the following:
- a CDS encoding ATP-dependent Clp protease proteolytic subunit, which codes for MPDPLHVHAQVAALGGLNPVSPQNVTIYQQTSRGERAYDIYSRLLEDRIIFLGMPIDDYVANYVIAQLLFLESEDPDKDVSIYVNSPGGSVTAGLAIYDTMQFIKPDISTICLGQAASMAAVLMAAGTKGKRFALPYSRFLLHQLMGGVQGQASDIDIQAREIIRIGEMIDEILVKHTGQPPERIHQDSDRDFFMGAEEAREYGLIDEILSR
- the tig gene encoding trigger factor, encoding MSEKDVQESAVATKEPDSNEFEFAEDPTFDLDYKGDCAYEVKVSIPAANTLKQAGEMFEELQEEAELPGFRRGKAPRKLVERKFGKAVRGEAVEKLVSAAFRKLVKTEDLRPIDFPDIEGLESVHEQPVDAPLDFTLKFEVAPRVTLGDYKGITVERPVLKIDSKSVDEALETYRERQAAYETVEKGKAQDGDQVIISFAGRINGELFDGGSAENYPYVLGSGRFFKEFEEALQGAASGSEVTCDVPFPEDYSSVDLAGKTAQFTITINEIKRKTLPEVNEDLAKAAGFDSLAAMRERVESELQAGADAQSREIAERRAIQAIVEKSTFELPQSLVKSTAAEYYKQELRRLISLRVPPAELDKREPEIRQEAEAHAIREIKGYVVIGEIGRAENITVGEADFEAEANAIVERTGMDIEIAQRFLSQDEKRSDYEDRIYRKKALAAVMDNAKIKDKKVTREELEKFEEEADA
- a CDS encoding GNAT family N-acetyltransferase; this encodes MSISIRPYRPEDEAEWLRVHAVIMTLSHAWNYCIQERPLYEGYASTCLVATFDERIIGLTDVQYENEPGELCFEKDSRGGYVLEFGRLPEFGGQGLGERLIEAAVEDARRQGFRRLEYWTQDRRAQRYYRRLGMKEISRHYRFRFKPPQEVAERLMEDCVGVEYLYGACLPEEWPLVQEKYEILRKHPLEPHLCVGFGLRF